The Halomicronema hongdechloris C2206 genome includes a window with the following:
- the chlP gene encoding geranylgeranyl reductase: MSLRVAVVGSGPAGSSAAETLAKAGIETYLFERKLDNAKPCGGAIPLCMVDEFDLPPEIIDRRVRKMKMISPSNIEVNIGSTLKADEYIGMCRREVLDGFLRDRAAALGAKLINGTVHTLEMPKTESDPYTLHYTDHSGGRPVGDTKSLQVDLVIGADGANSRVAKAIKAGDYNYAIAFQERIRLPDAQMAYYEELAEMYVGNDVSPDFYAWVFPKYDHVAVGTGTMRVNQAKIKRLQAGIRARAAKRLEGGEIIKVEAHPIPEHPRPRRVVGRVALVGDAAGTVTKSSGEGIYFAAKSARMCAETIVELSKHGQRIPTEADLKVYIKRWDRAYGMTYKVLDLLQTVFYRSDAAREAFVEMCSDMDVQKLTFDSYLYKTVVPSNPLVQLKITAKTLGSLMRGHALAPTRSW; the protein is encoded by the coding sequence TTGTCACTTCGGGTTGCAGTTGTTGGATCGGGTCCGGCTGGCTCCTCAGCAGCCGAGACGCTAGCCAAAGCAGGTATTGAAACCTATCTCTTCGAGCGCAAGTTAGACAATGCCAAGCCCTGTGGTGGGGCCATTCCCCTCTGCATGGTGGACGAGTTTGACTTGCCCCCTGAGATTATCGATCGGCGGGTGCGCAAGATGAAGATGATCTCGCCCTCCAATATTGAGGTGAATATCGGTAGCACCCTTAAGGCCGATGAGTATATCGGCATGTGTCGTCGAGAGGTCTTAGATGGCTTCTTGCGGGATCGGGCGGCGGCCCTAGGGGCAAAGCTAATCAACGGCACCGTCCATACCCTGGAGATGCCTAAGACCGAGAGCGACCCCTATACCCTGCACTATACTGATCACTCTGGCGGGCGGCCCGTGGGCGACACCAAGTCTTTGCAAGTAGATCTGGTGATCGGAGCCGACGGTGCCAATTCTCGGGTGGCTAAAGCCATCAAGGCTGGGGATTACAACTATGCGATCGCATTTCAAGAGCGCATTCGCCTCCCCGACGCTCAAATGGCCTACTACGAAGAATTGGCCGAAATGTACGTCGGCAACGATGTGTCTCCCGACTTCTACGCTTGGGTATTCCCGAAATACGATCACGTTGCCGTAGGGACTGGCACCATGCGGGTCAACCAGGCCAAGATCAAGCGGCTGCAAGCAGGGATTCGGGCGCGGGCGGCCAAGCGCCTAGAGGGTGGTGAAATCATTAAAGTTGAAGCCCACCCGATTCCAGAACATCCCAGGCCCCGCCGTGTAGTTGGTCGGGTAGCCCTGGTGGGAGATGCCGCCGGTACGGTCACAAAATCCTCCGGAGAAGGCATCTACTTCGCCGCCAAATCGGCGCGCATGTGTGCCGAGACCATTGTGGAATTATCCAAGCATGGGCAACGGATTCCCACCGAAGCCGATTTAAAGGTCTATATCAAGCGCTGGGATCGGGCCTATGGTATGACCTACAAAGTGCTGGATCTACTGCAGACAGTCTTCTATCGTTCTGACGCCGCTCGAGAAGCCTTCGTCGAGATGTGCTCTGACATGGATGTGCAGAAGCTGACCTTTGACAGTTATCTATACAAGACAGTCGTGCCCTCTAATCCCCTAGTGCAACTCAAGATCACGGCTAAAACTCTGGGGAGTTTGATGCGAGGCCATGCCTTAGCACCCACCCGTAGCTGGTAA
- a CDS encoding response regulator transcription factor — protein sequence MSRILVIDDDPAISELVAVNLEMAGYDVSQASDGVKGQALAVQLLPDLIMLDLMLPKVDGLTVCQRLRRDGRTADIPILMLTALGQTQDKVDGFNAGADDYLTKPFELEEMLARVRALLRRTDRIPQAAKHSEILNYGPLTLIPERFEAIWFDHTVKLTHLEFELLHCLLQRHGQTVSPSEILREVWGYDPNDDIETIRVHVRHLRTKLEPDPRHPKYIKTIYGAGYCLELPTGESQVTAAI from the coding sequence ATGTCTCGCATACTCGTCATTGATGATGACCCTGCAATCTCGGAGCTAGTTGCAGTTAACTTAGAGATGGCTGGGTATGATGTCAGCCAGGCAAGTGATGGGGTCAAGGGTCAAGCCTTGGCCGTTCAACTATTGCCTGATCTGATCATGCTGGATTTGATGCTGCCGAAGGTAGACGGATTAACAGTCTGTCAGCGATTACGGCGTGATGGCCGCACAGCAGATATCCCCATTTTGATGCTAACGGCTCTAGGACAAACTCAAGACAAAGTGGATGGTTTCAATGCCGGAGCCGATGATTATCTAACGAAGCCGTTCGAGCTGGAGGAAATGCTAGCTCGGGTCCGGGCCCTGCTGCGTCGCACTGACCGTATTCCCCAGGCGGCCAAACACAGTGAGATCCTCAATTATGGTCCCCTAACGTTGATTCCTGAGCGGTTTGAAGCGATTTGGTTTGATCACACTGTCAAGCTGACCCATTTAGAATTTGAGCTACTGCACTGCCTACTGCAGCGCCATGGTCAAACCGTATCTCCCAGCGAGATCCTTAGAGAAGTCTGGGGCTACGATCCGAACGACGATATCGAAACCATTCGAGTGCATGTGCGACACCTGCGCACCAAGTTGGAACCTGATCCCCGTCATCCCAAATATATCAAGACTATCTATGGAGCTGGCTATTGCTTAGAGCTGCCCACAGGTGAGAGCCAGGTGACTGCAGCCATCTAA
- a CDS encoding NYN domain-containing protein, whose protein sequence is MAPSSFSAQVLIDGYNIIGAWSRLAAIRDQDGLEAARDQLIEALTNYSAFNNFGTFIIFDAYRQTAPGTRNVITQHLSVQYTDFGQTADSYIEKQCAQFYKATLSPSPRLIVATSDRAQQLTVLGYGAEWMSAQQLSAAVALSTQHIKQHQKHTRKYARGWLMNNLDPGARERLMRMRHGVE, encoded by the coding sequence ATGGCTCCTTCTAGTTTTTCGGCACAAGTCCTGATAGATGGATATAACATCATCGGAGCCTGGTCTAGGCTGGCAGCAATTCGCGATCAAGATGGACTAGAGGCTGCCCGTGATCAACTCATCGAAGCCCTAACCAACTACAGTGCCTTTAATAACTTCGGCACTTTTATTATTTTTGATGCCTATCGGCAAACCGCACCAGGCACCCGAAACGTGATTACTCAGCACCTGAGTGTCCAATACACTGATTTCGGGCAAACGGCGGATAGCTATATCGAAAAGCAGTGCGCCCAATTCTATAAAGCAACCCTATCCCCATCACCGCGCCTAATCGTAGCCACCTCTGACCGAGCCCAGCAACTCACCGTACTGGGCTATGGGGCCGAATGGATGTCGGCCCAACAACTTTCTGCCGCCGTAGCCCTGAGCACACAGCATATTAAGCAGCACCAAAAACACACTCGGAAATATGCCCGAGGCTGGCTGATGAATAACCTAGATCCAGGGGCCAGAGAGCGGTTGATGCGGATGCGTCACGGCGTTGAGTAA
- a CDS encoding energy-coupling factor ABC transporter ATP-binding protein codes for MSAIVLKDLCFAWPSGNPVLRQCSLSVQPGEFCMLLGTNGSGKSTLLRILAGLLAPQAGTFQVQAPVGFVFQNPDHQLVMPTVGADVAFGLVAERLPPTDIRRRVDAALAAVNLTYLKRRPIYALSGGQKQRVAIAGAIARHCNILLLDEPTALLDPDSQIDLVIQVRHLVKQNGITALWVTHRLGELDYCDRAFLLEAGQVTDQGQPSRLKEKLKAQP; via the coding sequence GTGTCGGCGATTGTCTTGAAAGACCTGTGTTTTGCGTGGCCCTCTGGAAATCCTGTCCTGAGGCAATGTTCTCTGTCGGTGCAACCGGGTGAGTTTTGCATGCTGCTGGGGACCAATGGCAGTGGCAAGTCGACATTGCTGCGCATCTTGGCTGGTTTGCTGGCGCCCCAAGCGGGAACATTTCAGGTGCAGGCTCCGGTGGGCTTCGTATTTCAAAATCCTGATCATCAATTGGTGATGCCGACGGTGGGGGCCGATGTTGCCTTTGGCTTGGTAGCCGAGCGCTTGCCACCTACGGACATTCGACGGCGAGTTGATGCAGCCTTAGCGGCTGTTAATTTGACTTATCTGAAACGACGCCCTATCTATGCCCTCAGTGGTGGTCAAAAGCAACGGGTGGCGATTGCCGGTGCGATCGCACGTCATTGCAACATTTTGCTGCTAGATGAACCCACGGCCCTGCTGGACCCTGACAGCCAGATCGACCTAGTGATCCAGGTTCGGCATCTTGTCAAACAGAACGGAATTACAGCTCTCTGGGTTACCCATCGCTTGGGAGAACTTGACTACTGCGATCGGGCATTCCTATTAGAGGCAGGACAAGTCACAGATCAGGGGCAGCCTAGCCGTTTGAAGGAAAAACTGAAGGCCCAGCCGTAG